One part of the Haliotis asinina isolate JCU_RB_2024 chromosome 2, JCU_Hal_asi_v2, whole genome shotgun sequence genome encodes these proteins:
- the LOC137273229 gene encoding uncharacterized protein, translating to MAGALTIQRGSHAFALMVIVVVLSWKECFTQQEHLAFQSSCKPENNSKATNTCIEQGMRIFSINDFKVAGNFKTEAEAQHGSIWISDYADRCRILRNGTFVEVNSSEQHYYLCKRNATVEEELSRNDYADRCRILRNGTFVEVNCSEQHYYLCKRNATVEEELSRNDTRAFYVPCQRNETSMPPQSSTTTGTPGTKAATTTTSSDSKGLSNTAIYLIVAVAVCFVVVCIVAAVVIKRCTAKKQENVTLKRVDVVREKNEGVALTENGGNSDDTPM from the exons ATGGCTGGCGCTCTGACAATCCAACGGGGATCTCACGCATTTGCCCTGatggtgatagtggtggttctcAGCTGGAAGGAGTGTTTCACTCAACAAG AACATCTAGCTTTCCAGTCGTCTTGCAAGCCTGAAAATAACTCCAAGGCCACAAATACGTGCATCGAACAGGGAATGCGCATTTTCAGCATAAATGACTTTAAAGTGGCTGGCAATTTTAAAACAGAAGCCGAAGCACAACACGGATCGATATGGATTAGTG ATTATGCAGACAGGTGTAGAATTTTAAGGAACGGGACATTCGTCGAGGTGAACAGCAGCGAACAACACTATTATCTTTGCAAACGTAACGCCA CAGTGGAAGAAGAACTATCGAGGAATG ATTATGCAGACAGGTGTAGAATTTTAAGGAACGGGACATTCGTCGAGGTGAACTGCAGCGAACAACACTATTATCTTTGCAAACGTAACGCCA CAGTGGAAGAAGAACTATCGAGGAATG ACACACGTGCCTTCTATGTCCCGTGTCAAAGGAATGAAACTTCAATGC CacctcagtcatcaacaactaCAGGGACACCAGGGACAAAGGCAGCGACAACCACAACAAGTTCTGACTCTAAAGGACTCTCAAATACAG CCATTTACTTGATCGTCGCAGTGGCTGTCTGTTTCGTTGTGGTCTGTATCGTCGCGGCTGTAGTCATCAAACG TTGCACAGCAAAGAAGCAAGAAAATGTCACCTTGAAGAGGGTAGACGTAGTTCGTGAGAAGAACGAAGGAGTTGCACTGACAGAAAACGGTGGCAACAGTGACGACACCCCTATGTAG